A part of Streptomyces sp. NBC_01497 genomic DNA contains:
- the abc-f gene encoding ribosomal protection-like ABC-F family protein codes for MITATGVELRAGARILIESATFRVAKGDRIGLVGRNGAGKTTLTKCLAGEAQPAAGTITRGGEVGYLPQDPRTGDLDILARDRVLSARGLDTVLKKMRENEERMANGQGATREKAMKKYERLETEFLTKGGYAAEAEAATIAAALGLPDRVLGQPLHTLSGGQRRRIELARILFSDADTLLLDEPTNHLDADSIVWLRDYLKTYRGGFIVISHDVDLVETVVNKVFYLDANRSQIDIYNMGWKLYQQQREADEKRRHRERANAEKKAAALNAQADKMRAKATKTVAAQNMARRAERLLAGLEEVRASDKVAKLRFPEPSPCGKTPLTAEGLSKSYGSLEIFTDVDLAVDKGSRVVILGLNGAGKTTLLRLLGGVEKPDTGTVVPGYGLKLGYYAQEHETLDPERSVLENMRSSAPDLDLVEVRKTLGSFLFSGDDVDKPAGVLSGGEKTRLALATLVVSSANVLLLDEPTNNLDPASRQEILGALRTYKGAVILVTHDEGAVEALEPERIILLPDGVEDLWGADYKDLVALA; via the coding sequence GTGATCACCGCAACCGGTGTCGAGCTGCGCGCCGGAGCCCGCATCCTCATCGAGTCCGCAACGTTCCGTGTCGCCAAGGGCGACCGCATCGGTCTGGTCGGCCGCAACGGCGCCGGCAAGACGACGCTCACCAAGTGCCTCGCGGGGGAGGCCCAGCCCGCCGCGGGCACCATCACCCGGGGCGGCGAGGTCGGCTACCTCCCGCAGGACCCGCGCACCGGGGACCTCGACATCCTGGCCCGTGACCGGGTCCTGTCCGCGCGGGGCCTCGACACCGTGCTGAAGAAGATGCGGGAGAACGAGGAGCGCATGGCCAACGGCCAGGGCGCCACCCGCGAGAAGGCGATGAAGAAGTACGAGCGCCTGGAGACGGAGTTCCTCACCAAGGGCGGGTACGCCGCCGAGGCCGAGGCCGCCACCATCGCCGCCGCGCTGGGCCTGCCCGATCGGGTGCTGGGCCAGCCGCTGCACACGCTCTCCGGTGGTCAGCGCCGCCGTATCGAGCTGGCGCGGATCCTCTTCTCCGACGCGGACACGCTGCTTCTGGACGAGCCGACCAACCACCTGGACGCCGACTCGATCGTCTGGCTGCGGGACTACCTCAAGACCTATCGCGGCGGTTTCATCGTCATCTCCCACGACGTGGACCTGGTGGAGACGGTCGTGAACAAGGTGTTCTACCTGGACGCGAACCGCTCGCAGATCGACATCTACAACATGGGCTGGAAGCTGTACCAGCAGCAGCGTGAAGCCGACGAGAAGCGCCGCCACCGCGAGCGCGCCAACGCCGAGAAGAAGGCCGCGGCACTGAACGCGCAGGCCGACAAGATGCGCGCGAAGGCCACCAAGACCGTCGCCGCGCAGAACATGGCCCGCCGCGCCGAGCGGCTGCTCGCGGGCCTCGAAGAGGTGCGGGCGTCGGACAAGGTCGCCAAGCTGCGCTTCCCCGAACCGTCGCCGTGCGGCAAGACGCCGCTGACGGCCGAGGGCCTGTCGAAGTCGTACGGCTCGCTGGAGATCTTCACCGACGTCGACCTCGCGGTCGACAAGGGCTCCCGGGTCGTCATCCTGGGCCTGAACGGCGCGGGCAAGACGACACTGCTGCGACTGCTCGGCGGGGTGGAGAAGCCGGACACCGGCACGGTCGTGCCGGGATACGGGCTCAAGCTCGGGTACTACGCGCAGGAGCACGAGACCCTCGACCCCGAACGTTCGGTCCTGGAGAACATGCGCTCCTCCGCGCCCGACCTGGACCTGGTGGAGGTCCGCAAGACGCTGGGCTCCTTCCTGTTCTCGGGCGACGACGTCGACAAGCCCGCCGGAGTGCTCTCCGGCGGTGAGAAGACCCGGCTGGCGCTCGCCACGCTGGTCGTCTCCTCGGCCAACGTGCTGCTGCTGGACGAGCCGACCAACAACCTCGACCCGGCCAGCCGCCAGGAGATCCTCGGAGCGCTGCGCACGTACAAGGGCGCGGTCATCCTCGTCACCCACGACGAGGGCGCGGTCGAGGCCCTGGAGCCGGAGCGGATCATCCTGCTGCCGGACGGGGTCGAGGACCTGTGGGGAGCCGACTACAAGGACCTGGTCGCGCTCGCCTGA
- a CDS encoding helix-turn-helix domain-containing protein, translating to MAETLKKGSRVTGAARDKLAADLKKKYDSGASIRALAEETGRSYGFVHRMLSESGVTLRGRGGATRGKKAASA from the coding sequence GTGGCCGAGACTCTGAAGAAGGGCAGCCGGGTGACCGGCGCCGCGCGCGACAAGCTCGCGGCAGACCTCAAGAAGAAATACGACTCCGGTGCGAGCATCAGGGCACTGGCCGAGGAGACCGGCCGGTCCTATGGGTTCGTCCACCGGATGCTGAGCGAGTCCGGAGTGACCCTGCGGGGGCGTGGCGGAGCCACGCGCGGCAAGAAGGCCGCTTCGGCCTGA
- a CDS encoding enoyl-CoA hydratase/isomerase family protein: protein MTTSESLDPVPVVDKDGVRLTIEDAVATVTLTNPAKRNAQSPALWRALAEAGASLPGSVRVVVVRGEGMSFSAGLDRQAFTPEGFEGEPSFPDLARLGDAELDSAIAEYQSGFTWLRRNDVLSVAAVQGHAIGAGFQLALACDLRVAADDAQFAMRETSLGIVPDLAGSHPLVGLVGYARALEICVTGRFVHGDEAERIGLTNLTVPRADLDAAVSDLTAALLAAPRSAVIETKALLRGASGRTYDEQRAAERAAQARRLRDLAGLGD from the coding sequence ATGACCACATCGGAATCGCTCGATCCCGTACCCGTAGTCGACAAGGACGGCGTGCGGCTGACCATCGAGGACGCCGTCGCCACGGTGACGCTGACCAATCCGGCCAAGCGCAACGCCCAGTCTCCCGCCCTCTGGCGGGCGTTGGCCGAGGCCGGGGCGTCACTGCCGGGCTCGGTCCGGGTCGTCGTGGTGCGCGGGGAGGGCATGTCGTTCTCCGCGGGTCTCGATCGTCAGGCGTTCACCCCGGAGGGCTTCGAGGGTGAGCCGTCGTTCCCTGATCTGGCGCGGCTCGGTGACGCCGAACTGGACTCCGCGATCGCGGAGTACCAGTCGGGCTTCACCTGGCTGCGACGCAACGACGTCCTGTCGGTGGCCGCCGTGCAGGGGCATGCGATCGGTGCCGGTTTCCAGCTCGCGCTCGCCTGCGACCTGCGTGTGGCGGCCGACGACGCCCAGTTCGCCATGCGCGAGACCAGTCTGGGCATCGTTCCCGACCTCGCGGGCAGCCATCCCCTCGTGGGCCTGGTGGGATACGCCCGCGCTCTCGAAATCTGCGTGACGGGCCGGTTCGTCCACGGGGACGAGGCGGAGCGCATCGGGCTGACCAATCTCACCGTTCCGCGCGCCGACCTGGACGCGGCGGTGTCCGACCTGACGGCGGCCCTCCTCGCGGCCCCCCGGTCCGCGGTCATCGAGACGAAGGCGCTGCTGCGCGGCGCGTCGGGCCGTACGTACGACGAGCAGCGGGCGGCCGAGCGTGCTGCCCAGGCCAGGCGCCTGCGGGACCTGGCCGGTCTCGGCGACTGA
- a CDS encoding L,D-transpeptidase has product MGRGKSSIGTALLVGAVLAGAGACGAGGATASADARTPPATQAPPPSASASTAPSPSASASSASPSASATPSGTPSGQVQASVTAAPTPKKTPAKPPMLLNTITPTNGATVGVAMPVSVVFTDPVAPSARATVERHLKVSASQATTGAWHWMSGTRVDWRPKTYWHSGTKVSVNADLAGVSNGNGRVGTHSYYHSFTIGEDVEATVSVTGHSMKVTHDGTTVRTVPIDAGSKSWPSWDGTMAVIDKQPKVRMTSCSVGISCNKKDKDYYDLTLPWDVHLTNSGTYLHYSTGDPYPGHSVGSHGCVHLSLADAKWFYNYVKQGDPITITGSPRGKAAPDNGYADFNLSWSQWLAGSGSGAQTTLPY; this is encoded by the coding sequence ATGGGCCGTGGCAAAAGCAGCATAGGTACGGCGCTCCTGGTGGGGGCGGTACTCGCGGGGGCGGGGGCGTGCGGGGCCGGGGGAGCGACCGCCTCGGCCGACGCCCGGACCCCGCCCGCGACTCAGGCGCCACCCCCGTCGGCGAGTGCCTCCACGGCGCCCTCACCCTCGGCATCCGCCTCCTCGGCGTCGCCCTCGGCCTCCGCGACCCCCTCGGGCACGCCCTCGGGGCAGGTCCAGGCATCGGTGACAGCCGCGCCGACCCCGAAGAAGACGCCCGCCAAGCCGCCGATGCTGCTCAACACCATCACGCCGACCAACGGCGCGACCGTCGGTGTGGCCATGCCCGTGTCCGTCGTCTTCACCGACCCGGTGGCGCCCTCGGCCCGCGCGACGGTCGAGCGGCACCTCAAGGTGTCGGCCTCACAGGCGACGACCGGCGCCTGGCACTGGATGAGCGGCACGCGCGTCGACTGGCGTCCCAAGACGTACTGGCACTCCGGTACGAAGGTGTCGGTGAACGCCGACCTGGCGGGTGTGAGCAACGGCAACGGCCGTGTGGGGACGCACAGTTACTACCACAGCTTCACCATCGGGGAGGACGTCGAGGCGACCGTGTCGGTCACCGGCCACTCGATGAAGGTCACCCATGACGGGACGACCGTACGCACCGTGCCGATCGACGCCGGCAGCAAGTCGTGGCCCTCCTGGGACGGCACCATGGCGGTGATCGACAAGCAGCCGAAGGTCCGGATGACCTCGTGCAGCGTCGGTATCAGCTGCAACAAGAAGGACAAGGACTACTACGACCTCACGCTGCCGTGGGACGTGCACCTCACGAACTCCGGCACGTACCTGCACTACTCGACCGGCGACCCGTACCCGGGCCACAGCGTCGGCTCCCACGGCTGTGTGCACCTCTCCCTGGCCGACGCGAAGTGGTTCTACAACTACGTGAAGCAGGGCGACCCCATCACGATCACGGGATCCCCGCGCGGCAAGGCGGCGCCCGACAACGGCTACGCCGATTTCAACCTCTCCTGGTCGCAGTGGCTTGCCGGCAGCGGAAGCGGCGCGCAGACGACCCTCCCGTACTGA
- a CDS encoding Asp23/Gls24 family envelope stress response protein — MPENTPRDQFGSTGSGGSSATPPSSSSGSPSSSSPSSSSGSAGRRGGGAPATRGRTTIADGVVEKIAGLAARDVVGVHAMGSGVSRTFGAMRERVPGGGSGKSVTRGVKAEVGEVQTALDLEIVVDYGVAIADVARDVRENVIAAVERMAGLEVVEVNIAVSDVKLPDEDDDDDQDSRLQ; from the coding sequence ATGCCTGAGAACACACCGCGTGACCAGTTCGGTTCGACCGGCTCCGGCGGTTCCAGTGCGACACCGCCGTCGTCCTCCTCGGGTTCGCCGTCGTCGTCCTCGCCGTCGTCCTCCTCGGGCTCAGCGGGCAGGCGCGGCGGCGGGGCCCCCGCCACACGCGGCAGGACGACCATCGCCGACGGCGTGGTCGAGAAGATCGCGGGGCTCGCGGCGCGCGACGTCGTCGGGGTCCATGCCATGGGCAGCGGCGTCTCCCGGACGTTCGGCGCCATGCGCGAGCGCGTGCCGGGCGGCGGGAGCGGCAAGTCCGTGACACGCGGCGTCAAGGCCGAGGTCGGCGAGGTCCAGACGGCGCTCGACCTGGAGATCGTCGTGGACTACGGCGTGGCCATCGCCGACGTGGCGCGCGACGTGCGGGAGAACGTCATCGCCGCCGTGGAGCGGATGGCCGGCCTCGAAGTCGTCGAGGTCAACATCGCGGTCAGCGACGTCAAACTGCCCGACGAGGACGATGACGACGACCAGGACTCCCGACTGCAGTGA